A section of the Castanea sativa cultivar Marrone di Chiusa Pesio chromosome 12, ASM4071231v1 genome encodes:
- the LOC142618869 gene encoding 3-ketoacyl CoA thiolase 1, peroxisomal-like: MEKVINRQKVLLQHLQPISNPSSSPETTHESAALSASICAAGDSAAYQRKAAFGDDVVIVAAYRTALCKAKRGGFKDTLPDDLLAAVLKAVIEKTNLNPSEVGDIVVGTVLAPGSDRAIECRMAAFYAGFPETVPLRTVNRQCSSGLQAVSDVAAYIKAGFYDIGIGAGVESMSIDTVNKISRINPKVDIFKQAKDCLLPMGVTSENVAEQYGVTRQEQDLAAVESHRRAAAASASGKFKDEIVRVSTKIVNPKTGEEMPVTISVDDGIRPNTNMADLAKLKPAFRKNGSTTAGNASQLTDGAGAVLLMKRSLAMQKGLPILGVFRSYVAVGVDPAVMGVGPAAAIPAAVKSAGLELEDIDLYEINEAFASQYVYCCKKLGLDPEKVNVNGGAMALGHPLGATGARCVSTLLNEMKRRGKDCRFGVISMCIGSGMGAAAVFERGDSADELLNARTVKSGNLLSRDAQ; encoded by the exons ATGGAGAAAGTGATCAATAGACAGAAAGTTCTGCTCCAACATTTACAACCCATTTCCAATCCTTCATCTTCTCCTGAAACAACCCATGAATCTGCTGCTCTCTCT gCCTCAATTTGTGCTGCTGGGGACAGTGCTGCATATCAGCGAAAGGCTGCTTTTGGAGATGATGTTGTGATTGTGGC ggCATACCGTACCGCCCTTTGCAAAGCAAAGCGTGGAGGTTTCAAGGATACTCTTCCTGATGATCTACTTGCCGCAGTTTTGAAG GCAGTGATAGAGAAAACAAACCTGAACCCAAGTGAAGTGGGGGATATAGTTGTTGGTACAGTTTTGGCACCTGGCTCAGACAGAGCAATTGAGTGCAGGATGGCAGCATTCTATGCTGGTTTTCCAG AAACGGTGCCCCTCAGAACTGTTAATCGGCAATGCTCATCCGGCCTCCAGGCAGTCTCTGATGTAGCTGCTTACATTAAAGCAGGATTTTATGACATAG GCATTGGGGCTGGAGTTGAGAGCATGTCAATTGATACGGTTAACAAGATTAGCCGTATTAACCCAAAA GTAGATATCTTTAAACAAGCCAAAGATTGTCTTCTTCCTATGGGTGTTACTTCTGAAAATGTTGCAGAACAGTATGGAGTAACACGGCAAGAGCAAGACCTTGCAGCT GTTGAATCTCATAGGCGTGCTGCTGCTGCTTCTGCATCTGGTAAATTCAAAGATGAAATTGTCCGTGTCTCTACCAAG ATTGTAAATCCAAAAACAGGAGAGGAGATGCCTGTTACAATTTCTGTGGATGATGGTATCCGGCCAAACACAAACATGGCAGACTTGGCAAAGCTGAAGCCTGCATTCAGAAAGAATGGGAGCACAACTGCAG GGAATGCTAGCCAGTTGACTGATGGTGCTGGAGCTGTCCTTCTTATGAAGAGAAGTTTGGCAATGCAGAAGGGACTTCCTATTCTTGGTGTTTTCAG GAGTTATGTTGCTGTTGGTGTGGATCCTGCTGTCATGGGCGTAGGCCCAGCTGCTGCAATTCCAGCTGCAGTGAAGTCTGCTGGTCTTGAGCTTGAGGATATTGATTTGTATGAAATAAATGAG GCATTTGCATCTCAGTACGTATATTGCTGTAAGAAATTGGGACTTGATCCTGAGAAGGTCAACGTTAATGGAGGTGCAATGGCTCTTGGGCATCCTTTGGGTGCTACAG GTGCCCGCTGTGTTAGTACTCTATTGAATGAGATGAAGCGCCGTGGAAAGGACTGTCGCTTTGGTGTGATCTCCATGTGCatag GCTCTGGCATGGGGGCTGCAgctgtttttgaaaggggagatTCTGCGGATGAGCTACTTAATGCTAGAACAGTCAAAAGTGGCAATCTTCTATCAAGGGATGCTCAATAG